A genome region from Chloroflexota bacterium includes the following:
- a CDS encoding transposase, translating to AWRIDYNENRPHSSLKYLSPMEYAKYDQKTLIHSFL from the coding sequence GCCTGGAGAATAGACTATAATGAAAACAGGCCGCATAGTTCGTTGAAATACTTAAGCCCCATGGAGTATGCTAAATACGACCAGAAAACTCTAATTCATAGTTTCCTATAA